Below is a genomic region from Streptococcus salivarius.
TATAAATAGCGACTGTCAAAGTATCGAAGAACCTAAAGGATGGCGCTTTAATTGGAAAAAGGTTATCCCACTAGAGCCAACAGCTGAATTGATTATCTTAGTGCTAATGGCACTGCTGTATGGTGGCTTTTATTATTACAAGCACTATACGGTCAATGAAAGCAATATCTACGGACTTTGGCAATCCGAAAACCACACGCTAGCCATTTCCTATGAACACATCCGTAGACATGGTGATACGAATTGGCGAATCATCCAGGATGGAAAAGCGATAATCTATGCAGCAGATACTCGTGCCATCAAAAAGATGAACGATGGAACACTCCATATTGAGGTCTATGCTCCAGAAAATATCCTCTCAAAACTCCCTCAAAAAGGTGGTTATAATTATTTGGATATGTATGTGCGAAAGGGGAATCTCCTAACTTATGACGGCGAGTCCTACAAGCGAATAGATTCCGGAAACAAGTCCATCACTTGGAAAGATGGTTCCACTAGCCCTTATGGTGAACGGAAAAAGAACCTCTCTACAATTGTTCAAACTATCTACCGTGGAATCCTAGGATTGGGCGCATTTCTTGTTATTTTTAGAGCTTGGCAAAAGAGGAGAGAAAAACTAAGTGAGACACCAATCAAAAAGAAAATACGCTGACCGAAAGAAACTCAACCGAAAATATCATTCACAAAAAGCATATCGAAAAGAACAAAAACGTAAAACGGGATGGCGAGCACTCTGGGATAAATTTACAGACCGTCTAGTCAATGTGTTTATGATATGTTTCCTACTCATGATACCGATTTTCATCGTCCATATGATTTTCTTTGACGATGGGGTTTATAAAGATGGTATCTACGGTCTGTGGCAATCTGAAAATCATAAGCTTGCCATATCATATGAAGATGGTTCAAAGGGAAGTAAGCGTGATTGGGATATTGTTCAAGATGGAAATGTCCTCATCAAAAATGCACGTATCGATGATATTAAACGCTTAGAGGATGGGACCCTCTACATTGAAGTTTATGCTAAGGAAAGTCTGTTTTCAGACCTTCCCACAAAGAACGGCTACAACTATTTGAATATGTATGTCCGTAAAGACGATTACTTGACCTATGATGGCGAATCCTACAAACGGATTGATGATGAAAACAAGAGCATTACCTGGAAAGATGGTTCAAAATCCCTTTATGGTCAACGAATAACCTTGTTTGATCGTCTGAAACCTTATATCGTATTTGGAATTATTGGTTCTATGATTTTGTATGCCATTTTTGTCGATTGGAGAATAAAAAGAAATCTAAAAAGGAAAAATAGGCTAAATGAGGCATCAAATAAAGAAAAAATATAGTAATCAACAGGAAATTGATAGAAAAGATTATTCACAAAATGAATATCGAAGAACACAAAAGTACAAAACTGGATGGCGAGCACGTTGGGGTGAATTCAAAGACCGTTTAGTCAAGATTTTGAGGATTTGTTTTCTATTCATGGTACCTATACTCAATATCTATATTGTTTTCTTTTATGATGGTATCAGTGAAAATAGTATCTACGGGCTATGGCAGTCTGAAAATCACAAGCTTGCTATTTCCTATAACGAAGGAGGAAGAAGTCGTAAGTACGATTGGGAGATTGTACAAGATGGAAAACTCCTTATCAAAAATGCTCGAACTCAGAAAATTAAAGGTCTTAAAGATGGAACCATCTACATTGAAGTTTACGCCAAGGAAAGTCTGTTCTCAGACCTTCCCACAAAGAACGGCCATAACTATTTGAATATGTATGTGCGGAAGGATCATTATTTGACTTATAATGGGGAGTCCTACAAAAGGATTGATGATAGGGACAAAACCATTACTTGGAAAGATGGCTCTACCTCGGTCTATGGTGAACGCAAAACTTTTTTTGATTATATTGAACCATTTCTTTTTTGGGGAATGATGGGAGCCCTTTTCTTGTCAATTATTTTCATCGAGTGGGGAGATAGAAAAAACAAAAAGGTAAGAAAAAAATCACCCTAAAACAAGAAAAACCACCCCTGCTTCTAGCTTGATATGCCCCCTGTCAAGTAGACAGGTTAAATATCTAAAAAAGTGTCTGTTTTTGAAGGTCAGTCGTACAAAATAAATGTACGGCTGTTTTTTTATGCAGACCACTTTGACTTGTACTTTTCAATTTTGTTATTCTTAGCGATTGGGTATGACAAAGGATGTTCTGATGTTAAGGCAGCGTTTCTGACTTCCAAAGGCGTTCTACAGTCATATCTGCTTTGTGGACGCTCTTGACAGTAAAATCGGATATAGTCTTTGATGGCATATCGGAGGGAGGCCTCATCTGAAATCTCATACATCTGATACATTTCCGATTTTATAATTCCCCAAAAACCTTCTATTGGTCCGTTATCAATACAATGGCCTACTCTTGACATGGATTGAATCATATCAGTATCTTTCAGCTTTTTTTGAAAGTTTTTATTGGTATATTGAAACCCTCTATCGCTGTGAAATATAGGCTTAGCTGTGGGATTTTTTTCAATAGCTTTGTCAAATGTTTTGAAGACTAGCCGATTGTCATTTCGACCACTTATGACAAAAGCAATAGGATAGCGGTCATATAAATCAAGTATGGCACTCAGATAAAGTTTCTTATGAGAGTTAGGAATCTTAAACTCTGTAACATCTGTTACCCATTTTTTGTTCGGAGCAGTCGTATAGAAGTTTCTTGATAACTTATTTTCTGCAGTTTCTTCAGACTTGGCAGTCTTGTATTTTTTCCTTTTCTTACGGATAAAAGCGTGAATATCGAGTATTTTCATAATTCGGTGAATTCTCTTTCTTGAGTAATTCGTATGATTGAAATGATTGATCCAATCGGTCATTCTTCGGTATCCCAAGATGTGTGAAAAACGTTCGTCATATTCTTTAATTAATTCCGCAATTTCGCTGTTTAATTGTTCTTGTTCTGGAACTATTCTATGTTTCCATTTATAAAATGCAGACCTCGTAATGCCGAGCTGATGACACATCCAGCTAATGCTCCACCCTTTATTTGTGTTGAAGTCTTCAATCGCTAAGTATTTTGATTCGTGGCGCTGTTTC
It encodes:
- a CDS encoding IS3 family transposase, which produces MRLGKQRHESKYLAIEDFNTNKGWSISWMCHQLGITRSAFYKWKHRIVPEQEQLNSEIAELIKEYDERFSHILGYRRMTDWINHFNHTNYSRKRIHRIMKILDIHAFIRKKRKKYKTAKSEETAENKLSRNFYTTAPNKKWVTDVTEFKIPNSHKKLYLSAILDLYDRYPIAFVISGRNDNRLVFKTFDKAIEKNPTAKPIFHSDRGFQYTNKNFQKKLKDTDMIQSMSRVGHCIDNGPIEGFWGIIKSEMYQMYEISDEASLRYAIKDYIRFYCQERPQSRYDCRTPLEVRNAALTSEHPLSYPIAKNNKIEKYKSKWSA